Proteins from a single region of bacterium:
- a CDS encoding TonB-dependent receptor: KRADDFGVFVQLDIYPFTEKFELITGARYDMHDSKDDLAGIEYNESAFNPRIAARYFLSDNFTLRGSFGSGFRVPYLFSEDLHLCASSPRIYKGSDLKPEKASSFSLGTDYMTTGIEMGVGFFYTKISDKV, translated from the coding sequence AAAGCGTGCCGACGATTTCGGGGTTTTCGTCCAACTCGATATCTACCCGTTCACCGAGAAATTCGAGTTGATTACCGGAGCCAGATACGACATGCACGACTCAAAAGACGATCTGGCGGGGATCGAATATAACGAAAGCGCATTTAATCCGAGGATAGCGGCGCGCTATTTTCTGAGCGATAATTTCACCTTGCGCGGCTCGTTCGGAAGCGGTTTTCGCGTGCCTTACCTTTTTTCCGAAGACCTGCATCTATGCGCTTCATCGCCGCGAATCTATAAGGGAAGCGATCTTAAGCCGGAGAAAGCATCGAGTTTCTCGCTGGGAACCGATTATATGACCACCGGAATCGAAATGGGAGTCGGCTTTTTCTACACGAAGATAAGCGATAAGGTTTAA